The nucleotide window CCCCTGACCGTAAGGGTGCTGGATAACCTGGCTATGGCGGTGAACTTTGACGGGCGCAGGCAATTCTTCGCTGACACCGACGGAGGTACGTTTGTTCAGGTAGATGGTATTGTCTATGGCAGTACGCCGGCGGCAGGCGGCGGATTTGCCCCGCGGCCGTTTACGCCGGTATCCAATAGTCCGGTGACCGGTTCAGGTACCGCAGCTGATCCCTTCAGGATCGCGACAGAGGTCGAAGCCGGGACATCCGGCGTCCGTGTCTCACAGGTAACGACCTATGTGAACGGCGAGCGACGGTATCGTGTTGACATCACGGCCAGAAACACATCATCGGCCAACCGCAACGTGCGCATATTTCACGGCGCCGATCTCTTCCTCAACTTCCCGGGGAACGTTCTCGATTTCGGCTTTGGCTTTTTTGATCCGCCCACCGGCGCAGTAGGCGCCCTCTCTCAGGATCAGCGCTCGGTTCAGGTCTTCATTCCCATAACCGCACCGACTGCCTACCAGGAAGCCTTCTACGCCACCTTCTGGAGCCGGATCGGCGGCGCCAATGGCGCCCCCGGGCCGGGCTTTGACAACACGATCAATTCTAGTTTCCACGATACGGCAGCCGGTCTGCAATACGATCGGACCCTCGCTCCCGGCGCCAGCGAGACGGTCAGCCTGTTCGGGGCCTTTGGCCTGGCCGACGATGTGGGGATTAGGCCACCGGCGCTTGAGTTGCCCCCGGAACCGGCCGATGTCTGGGTTGTCATCCGCCCGTCATTCAATCTGTCCGTGGCGCCGCGATCCATCATTGTCTTCGAGATCGTGATCACCAATATCGGAAGGGGCGCTGCTAGCAGCACCGAGATCATCTTTCCGTTTGATCCGGATCTGCTGCAGGTGGTTGATGCGAGCTTCGATGTCCCAACCACGTGGGTGGCAGCCGTCAACCGCGACTCGCTGGTGATCCGCAGCGGTCTGCTTGGCCCCCGTTCCGGGCGCACTCGAGGAACCATTCGCTTCACGGTGCGCGAGAATGCGCGACAGGGTGGCACTATCACCGGCCGGGTGCAACTCCGCTGGACGGACGGCGGCAGGGGCGGTCGCAGTCAGAGTAATCTCTTCGTGATCCCGGTAGGCCCTACCGCACAAAGCAGTCCTACCTATGTTATCGTGGTCGAGCCAGCGGCGGGATCCTCTGGCGCCGTATTCAGGTTCACGAGCCCGATCTTCGTCCCGCGTGAGCCAGTGGGAGTCTGGTACAACTTGCCTGACGGTCGCGTCGTTGCGGTCAACACGCTCCGCGCCAATGATGAGGGGGCTTTGACAGTCAACTTCACCAGTCGCGATCTGCCGCCCGGAACCTACTCGATGGTTTTCTACGGCCTGTGGAGTGAGTTTACAGCGGTGACGCCGTTTGTGATCCGGTAGGGGAAACGGGCGTGCAACCGGTAACGCACCACCTCGTGCCTCGAAGGCACGAGGTGGTGGTCATTGGCGTTCTGTCTAACCAGGGCTGATGCAGAGTCCGCCTCCGGCGGGGTTTGGTGCTTACCCCGAAGGCTTTGCATCAGCCCTGACCGTGTAACGGCAGGGCTTGACAAATCCTCCGGGCGGATTAAGATACAAACAGATGTTCGTTCGAGGCGGGAGGGCGAGGATGACCCTGGATACGGCCGATATTCCTCAGGCGGATCAGCTCTGGGATGTGGCGCGGGTAGCCGAGGCGATCGCGCGGGGCCGCCACGACACCGAAGAGATCGCGGCATACATCGGCATGAAGGTGCCGCGCCAGGGGCACTACTATACCCAGGCGGCGCGTATCCTCGGGCTGGTGACGGAGGGCGAACCCGGTGAAGCGCCGCGCCTCACCACCCTCGGGCGAAGCTTCGTGCGCAGCAACCGGGTTGAGCAGCGCACCTTTCTGCGCCGCTTATTGCTCCAGCGCGAGCCGACCCGCTCGGTCATTATCAGGCTGCGCGCCCGTGACGGGCTGGATCGCCAGGAACTGGCTGAGACCCTTCAGCAACTGGCGCCGCTCGCCGCCAGCACCGCCAGCCGGCGCGCCCACACCATCGCGGCATGGCTCTGCGCGGTAGATCTGGCTGAGTGGCAGAATGATCGGCTGGTGTACACCGGCCCGGCTTTCGTCGGCGCCGCCGGGGCGCAGGCGTCTTCACCGGCAGGTGATGCAGAAGGTTGGGGAAACGTGAGTTCCCCCTGGTCACGGTAGGCGGTACAGGAGCAACCTTCACGGTTGCACCACAGTAACCGCCTCCACTGCTGTTTCCACACTGAGGGGCGCGCCGCCTGGCTGGAGCCAGGCCAGAAACTCGATGTTGCCGGCCGGTCCGCTGAGGGGGGAGCGGGTCAGGCCGCGCGGGGTCAGGCCCAGTTCCGCGGCTGTCGCCAATACCTCGCGGAGCACAGCCTGGTGAACAGCGGGGTCGCGCACCACGCCGCCACGGCTCACGTGCTCGGGGCCAGCCTCGAATTGCGGCTTGATCAGCGCCACGATCCAGCCGGTCGCACGCACGAGCCGGCGCACAGCCGGCAAGACCAGCTTCAAAGAGATAAACGATACGTCAATGGTTGCACAGTCGGCCGTGACTCCGCCGGGCAGGGCTTGCAGATGGCGAATGTTGGTGCGTTCAAGGACCGTCACTCGCGGGTCGGAGCGCAGGCGGTAGTCGAGCAAGCCGTAGCCCACGTCCACGGCGTAGACGTGAGCAGCGCCCCGCTGCAGCAAGACGTCGGTGAAGCCCCCGGTGGAGGCGCCGACGTCGAGGGCCACAAGTCCCGCAGGGCTAAGCCCGAAGACGTCGAGGGCGTGGGCGAGTTTGTAACCCCCACGGCTGACGTAGGGTAGCGCCGCTGTCACCTCGACGGCAGCGTCTTCGTCTACCAGAACGCCGGGTTTGGTTGCTGGCTGGCCCGCGACACGCACGCTCCCGGCCAGCACGAGGGCCTGGGCCTTGCTGCGCGTCTCGGCCAGTCCGCGTGCGACCAGAAGTTGGTCAAGGCGTGTTTTTGCCATACTCCTCGTGACCGGGCGGGGCTCGCCTGGCGCGTTCGCGCTCCAGGCGAGCGATCTCCTGTTCCAACTCCGCCGCCATTTGCCGTAACCAGGCCGGTGGGGGGTTGTGGGGATCGTTGAGCTTCGGGCGCAAGCGGCGCAATTCGGCTTTGCGTTGTCGCAGGGCGGCATCAAGGGTGCCGGAGGGTTCGGGCGGCGGCGTGGGCGGCTCCGCTTGCGTCTCCAGGTAGGCCACGACCAGTTCGCTCAAGAGTTCGTCCAGGTCGCGATCGGCATGCTCCAGCAAACGCAGCAGTTTAGCCCGCTGCGCCGCGGTAAGATAGATCCGCGTGGGAATGGCGAAGCGACCTTCGTCCATCGCTTAGCGTAGCTTCTCGCGCAGGTAGAGCGGCAGGTCGGCAACGGGCACCCGCTCCTGGGCCATGGTATCACGGTCACGCACAGTCACGGTGTCGGCGAGCGCCGGTTCTTTGCCTTCGCCAAGGGTGTCAAAGTCCACCGTAATGCAATACGGCGTGCCAATTTCGTCCTGACGGCGGTAGAGCTTGCCGATAGCGCCGGTATCATCATACACCGTCCGCGCGCCGAGTTCCAGTTGGAGCTGGCGGCGGATGCGGCGCGCCGTCTCAACCATCGCGTCGTGGTTGCGTTTGAGGGGGAAGACGGCGACTTTTACCGGCGCCAGGCGGGGTCGCAGGCGCAGGACGGTGCGGAAGTGCTCATCGATCAACGGTTGGGCCTGGCCGCGCAGCTTCTTGCCCAATTCGATGGCATCGGCGCCGGGCATGGCCAGGAGCGGCTCAACCTCCGGCAGACGCTCGGGCAGATGGCTGCGAATGGCCTCACCATAAGCGAGGAGAGCGTCGCGCGCCTCGGAGTGGAGTTTCTCACTGCGGCCTACCGATTTGAGAAAGGCGGCGAGGGCGTCGGCCACGGCTTCGACTCTCTCCGGAGGCGGGGCTTTGGTCATCTCTTCAGCATAAGCCTCGCAGAGCACCGCCAGCGCGCCCCGTCCTACGCCAGCCGAAGGCTCGATCACGTAGGGTACGACGTGTTGCCGGCGTTCGGGATCAAAGTAGGTCAGCCGCGCCGTACTGTCGGAGTTCGGATTGACGCGCGCGGTCAGGTTCAGGCTGGCCTGATCCTTTGAATGTGAGCCCAGATCATAATCGGTACGGTTGGCAATACCCTCGATCTCCTGGGCGCCGAGGTCAGGATAGTGGTACATCAAATCGAAGGTGCGCTTGGAGTAATGGGCCAGTTCATCGGGGGGCACATCATAGACGGTGATGCGTTCGCGGGGCACGCCGACGCTTTCCCACCAGCGCAGGCGCTCTTCGAGCCACTGCTGATGCCAGACCTCGTCAGTGCCGGGCATGACGAAGTACTCGATCTCCATCTGCTCAAACTCGCGCACCCGGAAGAGGAAGTTGCGCGGGTTAATCTCGTTGCGGAAGGCCTTGCCAACCTGGGCGATGCCGAAGGGCAACTTGCGGCTGGTGGTTGCCAGCACGTTGGCGAAGTTGACGAAGATTCCCTGGGCAGTTTCGGGGCGCAGGTAGGCCAGGGCGCCGCTATCGGCCACGGGGCCGACCTGCGTGCTGAACATCATATTGAAGGGCCGCGGCTCGGTGAGGTCGGTCGAGCCGCAGTTGGGGCAGCGGCCGTGAATGTGATCGGCGCGCCAGCGGCTCTTGCAGGCGCGACAATCTACCAGGGGGTCGTTAAAGGTCTCTTCGTGGCCCGAGTACTTCCACACCAGGCGATTCATAAGAATGGCCGCGTCGAGACCCTCCATATCATCGCGCTCGTAGACATTGGCGCGCCACCATTCGGCGATGAGATTGTTTTTGAGTTCGACACCCAGAGGGCCGTAGTCGTAGATGCCCTGCAGCCCGCCGTAGATCTCGCTGCCGGGAAAGACAAAGCCGCGACGTTTGCACAAAGACACGATTTGATTGAGGCTCGTAGCGGTCATAGATGCTGCTCCTGTATAGCGTAGCGGCGGGCGCCCGGCGCTCGCCTCAGCCCGGGGCAACAGAAAACCCCAGGCGACCAGTGTTCGCCTGGGGACGCATCATACCGACGCGCGGTTCCACCCCAGTTAGCGGCGCCCCGGGCGCACGCTCACCTCATTCAGGAGGAGCGCATAGCGCTTCCTCGGCGGCTCCCCGGCGCCCTTCCCCCAAACCGTACCACCGGGCTTGCACCATCCCCGGTTCGCTGGAGGCCGGCGCGCGGGGTACTCTTCCGGATCACAGCCGTCAAATTAACGGCTTCAGTATACCACAGGCCAGTCGGCTCGTCATCCCCGGCATCCGTCTCCGCCATGGGCCATAGGGGGACGGAGAAACCGGGTGTCTCCGCCTTCTCAGGTGCAGGGTTTTTCAAGCGAGAAGGGGTTTTCGGCATTCCAATGCGCTTACGATCCTCACCTCCCGCCCCCTCTCCCGCGCGCGGGAGAGGGGGGCGTTGGGGGTCCCGATGCCCCAGATGGCGCATGCGACGCGAGCATGGGCTGGAAAACTCTACACCTGAGAAGTTTCTCCGCCACCCTGCCTGATCCGGACGGGAGCTCATTCCTCTTCCTTGACCAGCACCCCTTCGTACATTGCGGGGTGCTGGCCGTTGCGCCGAGGAAGCTCGCCTGGTCGCGCGGACCGCCGCCGGGCAGGCGAACCCTCGGGCAACTGGGTATAGATCTGGGTGGTAGAGAGCGAGGCGTGGCCAAGGCGTTCCTGAACCTCGCGGAGTTCGGCGCCGTTCTCCAGCAGATGGGCGGCAAAGGAGTGGCGGAGGGTATGCGGAGTCAGATCATGGAGTCCCACTTCCTCGGCATACCCCTTGAGAATAAGCCAGAGTCCCTGACGGGTGAGGCGCTTGCCGCGATGGTTCAGGAAGAGCGCATCGGTCGGCTGGCTCCCGTTGTGCAGCAGGCGGTTGCGGGCTGAGTCGAGGTACTCCTCAAGGGCAGTCAGCGCCGTTTCGCCAAGGGGCAGGACCCGTTCGCGGCCAGCCCGTCCCGTGCAGCGAATGGCTCCCTGTGCCAGCAGCACATCAGAGACATTCAACGCCACCAGTTCGCTCACGCGCAGCCCGGTGGCGTAGAGGAGTTCGAGCATCGCCTTGTCGCGTAATCCCTCAGGCGAGGAAGCGCGCAGCGGCAATTCCAGCAGTTCATCAACCTGGTGCTGAGACAGAGCCCTGGGAGGATAGCGATCCACCTTGGGCGAGTCGATGCATCGGGATGGATCACCGGCAATAATGCGCTGCTCGGTGAGATAGCCGAAGAACGACTTGAGCGCCGCAGTGCGGCGGGCGATTGTCGAATTGGCGTAGCGCCGTTCGCGCAGGAACAACAGAAAGCCCAGCACGTGATCAGAAGTGACGCTTTGCCACTCGTTCAGGTTCTGGTCCCGCAGATAGGCGCAGAGTTGGTCGAGGTCGGTACGATAGGCGGCAATGGTATTGGCAGATGTGCCTCGCTCCGCCGCCATGTACTCCAAAAACTGATCGACTTGCTCTTGCATACGTTCCTATCTTGCCTAGCTAATGAGTTGGATCTGCATGCGGCGGCGCCGCACATTGCCGCAAGAAACAACGAACTTCTCTGGAAGGGCTATGCCCTGCACACCTCTCCTGAGCTGTAACGTAGACAATCGCCCTGTCAGGTCGTATCCTGAGCCGGTAGCGGCGTGTGGGCGGCACAGCCGACCTGCGGGGCGCGGAATAGGGCGTATGGTACCGCAAAGGCAGGGTGGTGTCAACCGCGACCAGCAGCCCGGCTCAGGGGCTGCAGGCGGCATTTACCGCATCAGGAAGCCTCAGAACGCGCGCCGGCCCGCTTTACCGCGCCGGGCTGCGCTGACGCCGTTTCGGCAACGGCGCGGCAATTCAACGGGTGCGATACAGTCGCGTTAGAAGCAGCAACTCTCCTTGAAGCCGCAGTTGCGACATCGGTGGAAGCTGGCCCACAGGTGCAACTCGGTGCCACAGTTGGGGCAGATGGCGGCCTCAGCGGTGGCGGGCTGGCAGAGGGTGACAGGAGGGGTTGCCTCCGGGCCTGCGAGAGTCCTGGCGAGGGCGCCGGGAAGCATCAGGCGGGGACGAGGGGAGTCACTACGCATGCGTGAACCTCCTGGACGATGCGTTATCGTAGTGGTTGTATTGTACCATTCCCGACCTCCCTCCGAGTGCGGAAACCCGGTCGTGCGTTGCCAGCGTCAGGGAGCTTGTAGATCATTTCGTTGCGCTCCCACAGAATCCTCGACACGACAGATCACGAGAGCGTATGGTATACTGCCACTCGTTCTTGTGCCGCCTCTACGGCGAGATTATGCAGACAATGCTCGTGTTTAACCCGAACGCGGGCCAGGCCGAGGCGCTGGAAAGCGAACTCGCCGCTGCCGCAGCCGTCTGGCGTGAAGCCGGGTGGCAGGTCGAGGTGCAGCCAACTCTTGCCGCGGGTGATGGGCAGCGTCTTGCCCGTCTTGCGGCGGAGCGGAACTACGACCTGGTGGTGGCTGCCGGAGGCGATGGGACGATCAATGAGGTGATCAACGGCCTGGTGGGTTCACAGACGGCGCTGGCGACCTTGCCGCTGGGGACGATGAACGTCTGGGCGCGGGAGTTGCGCCTGCCCCTGCAGCCTCGCGCCGCTGCCGCGGCGATCCTCGACTGGGCGCCTTATCCTATTGATCTGGGCCGCGCGGGCGATCGCTATTTCCTGCTCATGGCAGGCATCGGATTCGATGCAGCCATCACCGCTGGCGTGCGCCCTGCTGAGAAGCGCCGCTTTGGCGCCCTGGCCTACGTGTGGCGGGGCATTGAGCAGGTGCTGAGCGTGCGGGGCGCCAGCGCGCGCCTGACACTCGACGGGCGTCCGCTCCGTGGCCGCGTGCTGATGGTCGTGGTGGGAAACACCCAGCTGTATGGCGGACTGGTAAAAATCACCCATCGCGCCTGCATTAATGACGGCTTGCTTGATGTGTGCGTTATCAAGGGCGAAAATGGCCTCAGCGCCCTGCGCAGCTTTTTCGCCATTCTTGGTCGCCGCCAGGGCCACGATCCGGAGATCCAGTATTACCGGGCACGGATGCTCACCGTAGTGGCCAGACCGGCCCTGCCGGTGCAGGTAGACGGCGACCCGATCGGGTTTACGCCCATGACCTTTGAAGTGGCGCCGGGGGCCCTGCAGGCCCTGCTGCCGCCCGATCTGCCCGAGGATCTGTTGCAGCAGAAGCCGGCCTCGGAAGCGCCATTGCCGCTGAGCCGCAGGCGGCGCCCGGCGTGACGCATCGGTGACGCGGAGCATACGTTTCCCAGTATTCCAATGAACACCTGGTACAGAGTTGTGGCGACGTTGCTGATCCTGCTGCTAATGGCGCCCGCCGCTGGCTGCACGCAGCGACCTGCGGGGTTTGAGCAGTCAGGCGCAAACCCTGCGGTGCGCGGTAACGCCTTGCCTGGACGGCTGCTCTTCGTGCGTCAGGGGGTGATCTGGCAGTGGCGCGGGCGCGAGGCCGCCCCGCTGCTCGGCACGGGCGCGGCGTTCCAACCGGCCTGGGACCCGGAGGGCAAGCGGATTGCCTATATCGCGCGCGACAACAGCTTCAGCGATGTGTGGCTGGCCGATGAGACGGGGCAAGCCCTGACTCGCCTCACCAACAACGGCTCCCAGGCCCCTCCGAATAGCCTGGCGCGCGCTGCCGAGAGTCGCTGGGCCTTTTACCCGGCCTGGTCGCCTGACGGGAGGCGCGTCGCCGTGGCCATGCAGACCCGGCCGCCTGCCGGCGAACCCCTGGCCGATGCCATGCTGGAGTTGATGTTGCTGCCGGTTGGCCCCGGCGCGCCGTTGCTGGCCTACAGTGATGGCGAGGCCAGTGTGGGGCGCAGTGTGTTCATTGCCGAGGGGACAGCGTTGATCTTTACCCGCGCCGGCGCCGGACCGACCGGCCACCAGGAGTTGTATCGCGTTGAGCTGGTGAGCGGCCGCGCCGAGGCGCTCGCGGGAGCGCCCCGGGGCAGCTATGATCCGGCCTGCACGCCTGATGGGCGCTGGCTGGTGTTCGCCGCGCAGCAGAATGAGCGCACGGATATCTTCGCGCTCCCCCTGGCCGGCGGCGTTCCTGTGAAACTCACCGATCAGGGAGCAGCGCGGGCGCCGGCGGTCTCACCGGATGGGCGCTTGCTGGCGTTTCTGGCGCTTGCTCCGGGCGAGCCGGGCTTCGACCTCTGGGTCGCCGAACTGAGCGCAGCACCCGATGGCGCCCTGATGGCCGGTCGATCACGCCGGTTAACGACGGGACTGGGGATTGACGCGGACTCGGGACTGACCTGGGCGCCATAGCCGGAGACCTATCCCTGATCGTCCCGGAAGGCTGTAGCCAGGCCAGGGCGTCGCTGAATGATCTCGCACTCGGTGACAATGATGTCGAGAGGCACGTCGTGCGGCTCGTGCGGAAGGCCTGGCTCTTCCTGGACGGCGAAGGCCACCCCGACGCTCACACCGCGCACCTCTGCCAGCAAGCGATCGTAGAATCCTTTACCGTAGCCGAGACGGTAGCCGGCACGGTCGAAGGCCAGCAGGGGGGCCACGGTCAGGTCCCAGCTCCCGGGCGCGGCGAGGCGCATATCACGGGGGTGCAGCGTGCCGTGGGGACCGGCAACAAAGGCCTCCATGTCGAGCCGGTCAATCCAACTATGTGCAAGCCGCTGGTCGCTGCCCATGACGGGCACGGCCACAGCTTTGCCCGCGGCCAGCGCGGCATCGATCAGGAAGCGGGTATCCACTTCGGAGCGGATAGGCAGGTAGCAATGAATAGAAGCGGCGGCCTGAAAGACAGGTAAAGCAGCCACTCGCGCGCAGATGACTGCACTGCGCGCGGCGTGATCGTCAACGGCATCACGACGGGCGCTGGCCTGGCGCCGTAACGACCGTTTGAGGAAAGATGCCGGTAAGGGCGCTTCGCTCTCCGTTGCCCTGCCATCCATGGCGTCGGAATCTATAGCGTTTCTCGAAAAGATTGAGCCGCGATGACGGCTGCGCGCGCGCAGCGAGGCGCGCAGCTCGGCGCACTCAGGGAATCGATCACCTGGTCAGCGCTCTAGAGATGCGGCGCCTTGATCTTGCGGATCACCTCCACGAATGGCGGATCGGGTTTGCGGCGCGGGTTGAACTTGAACCAGCCGAGTTCGGCTCGCACGGCTTGTTCCTTCAGCTCGGTAGCGCCCCAGATGAACGAGGCGCCGGTGATGCCGAGGAGGGCTGACCATCCGGGATTGGCCACAAAGAGGGATACGAGGATCAACAGCACGCCAAGCGCCAGAGGGTAGGGCCACCAGAGATAGCCAAGGTGGTACTCCAGACGGATGACCCAGAAGAAGCCGAAGCCGATGATGCCCAGACTGAACAGGCCGAGGGCAATTCCACTCCAGTGCATTGGCTGGCGCTCCCTTCAATCGGTGCTGGCTGAGGATGGGCGATAGAGTTCGGACAGGGGTTCGGCCGGGCGCCATGGCGACCGCTGGGGAGCGACCGGGCGGCCAGTCGGCTCACGGTCGAGCAAGTCTGCGGTCGTGGCCGAACCGCCAGCGGCCAGATAGGCTGCGTGGCGCGGGTTGGCGGGATTGGCCGGGGCGTGACCTTTGCGCACCCGCTTCGCTTGCCGGAACAGCTCGAAGGCGTCCCACAGGAGGGTCACGCCAACAATGCTACTGACGCCCGCCAGGATGAGCGAGGGGGTGAAGAGGGCGAAGGCGTTCAACCCCAGGCCGGCGATCGTCAGCAGCAGCGCGGGCGGCCAGATTCGCGGGCTGTGGGCCTCAAGCCAGCGTACGCCAACGTGACCCCACCAGATGCCCAGAAACGTGGCGAGGGCCATCCAGAACCCGGCCAGTTGCAGCATGCCCGTACCCTTCTAGCTCTCCCTCGCAAATCTATGCAAATCTCAACAATTCTTCGTAAGAGATGCTACTATTTTACCGATTATGGGGAGCGGTGTCAACTGTCGGTTGCCATTCCACGCCTTGACGGGCCAGATCCGGCTCTCTATAATCGCTTGCAACTGCAACTATTGCATCGCCGAGGGTCAAGCCTATGTCTCCACCCGTAGCGCCCTCGATTGCCCACGAGCAGCACCGGCTCATTCACGACATCTATGTCCTTCTCGATGATGGCGATCGGCGTGTGCTCCAGAAAGTCAACCTTTCGCCGCTGGAATTCTCGGTGCTCCAGCGTCTTGACACTGTTCAGGGTCGCCGTTTGACCGACATTGGCGCGGAGCTGCTGTGTGTGAAGAGCACGATCACGCGCCTGGTTGATCGGCTGGAGGCGCACGGGCTGGTGCGACGAACGCCTGATCCTGATGATCGGCGGGCTCAGCGTCTGCTCCTTACTCCCCGCGGCCTGGCGTTGCGGGATGAGGCCGTGCGTTTGCACGACGCCGCGGTGGAGCGGCGCATGGGGCTTCTTGAGCCGGCGGAGCAGCAACAGCTGCGGGTCCTGTTGGAGAAACTGCGTGCCGGGCTGAGCCAGGATCTACACGCCAGCGATCCCTGATGTGAAAACAGCCGATAGGCCCCAGTGCGCTGCCGGTGTTTTCATCGGGTCAGTGTGCGGGCCATCAATGGGCGTCTAATACCAGAAGCCGCGCGAGCGGCAGGCTGCAGCGGCTGTCTGTTTCCCTGCGTCTACGAGCCGCAGATCCGGTCCAGGGCGGCGTTCCATGCCTTCATGCGCTCGGGGTCGCCCCCAACATCGGGGTGGTGCAGACGCGCCATAGCCTTGCGGATGGCATTGATCTCGTCTTCGCTCAGTTGACCGGCCAGACTGCTGATATCGAGAGTCCGCTGCGCAACCCTGGGCTCCGAGGTCATTCCGGCTTCGAGGCGCTGGGCGCGGGCGCGCCAGATGTCGCGTTCGTGGGCGAGGGAGGTATTCTCGCGCATCGTCTCCGTCAAGGTAGCGACCATCTTGGCGTGGGCACGCTGCGCTTCATTGGCAGCCATCAGCGCCTTCTCGAGTTGACGCCGCAACCCGCGGTTTAGCGCCTGGGCTTCGGCAAGCTCGCGCCGGAGTTGCTCATACTCACGCTGGGTACAAGCTTCCAGAGTCGGCGGAAGTTCTTCCGGCTGTAACACGCTCTACCTCCTCGCCAGTTGCCTCCTCCACCGTCGCAGTGGCGCTTGGCGATGGGACCTTTCCACATAATCGCGCCCGGTGGCAGCACGAGCTATAGTATAACGACTCCCGCGCACTTGCGCTAGGGGGGTTGTGGATAACGGCATCGTCATCCTCCTCTGCTCCGTCATGTGGCAAGCGGCTGCCTTACGGCAGCCGCTGGGGGCAGATGAGGGGAGCGACAGAGGGGAAAAAGAGGAAGGGGTTCGGCACGTCTGTCGCACCGTTGCCGAACCTGTATATGCAGTATAACAGATTTTGACGCACTGCGGTATCCAACTTTGGTCGGATTTGCGCGCCTGACCGGCCATCGCGTCTAGTATCGGGAGGCTGTGCCATCGCGCGGACCAGCAGGCTTGCAACCCGCTCGCCTTCGCGGTAGCATGGCTTCAGCGCCGTTCTACACCAGCCCTTTCGCCCGTCAGTGCGCCGTTAGCCGCGCCCGGACGCGCCGCAGCCGATAAAAAGCCGCCATCTACAATCGCTCTGGCCGCCAGCGAGGGGCGCCAGCCGCCAGCAGGAGCAGCCACGTGAACGATCCCAGCCGCACGATCCGCGTGATCGCCTTCCGAACGCCATTTGTGACCTTCGAGACCCGTTCGTGGCATCCGCCAATGAATGTGTATGAAACCGATGAGGGTCTGGTTATTATCGCCGATCTGGCCGGGGTGAACCCGACCGATCTGCAGGTGTATGTCAAACCAAACCTGCTTGTCGTCCAGGGGCAGCGCCAGTTGACGCCTCCGCCCGGCCTGCGCCGCATCCACCGCATGGAGATCGGCGCGGGGCGCTTTGAGGTGGAGGTGCCGATCGCCACCTCCATCGATCCGGAACGATCGGAGGGGCATTATCGCAATGGCTTGCTGGAGATCATTCTGCCCTACGCCAGTGATCCGCCCCAGCGCGTGATGGTCATCCAGATCGAGGGAGGGCTGTGATGAGCAACCCCGCGGCCACTCCTGATAGAGCGGCGCCCCCTGGGAGCGTGGAGATTCCCTCCAGCATGCCTATTCTGGCGCTGCCCAATGGTGTGCTCTTCCCCGGAGCCGTGCTGCCTCTGGCCGTCGGAGGCGACCCCTGGGTGCGCCTGGTGGATGACGCCGCGCTCGGTTCGCGCTTCATCGGCCTGTTCCTGCGCACCGCGCCTGGCGACACCTTCGACCCGGCCACCCTGGCCGCCACGGGGTGCGCGGCGCAGATCGTGCGCCTGCTGCGCCAGCCTGACGGCAGTGTGCAGATGCTGCTCGAGGGCCACGCCCGCATCGCCATCGAGCAGATCGTCACCACCGCGACCTATCCCGTCGCCCGGGTGCGGGTGCTCACCGAGCCGCCCCCCGACGCCGAGACCGAGACGCTGGCG belongs to Chloroflexaceae bacterium and includes:
- a CDS encoding MarR family transcriptional regulator, with product MSPPVAPSIAHEQHRLIHDIYVLLDDGDRRVLQKVNLSPLEFSVLQRLDTVQGRRLTDIGAELLCVKSTITRLVDRLEAHGLVRRTPDPDDRRAQRLLLTPRGLALRDEAVRLHDAAVERRMGLLEPAEQQQLRVLLEKLRAGLSQDLHASDP
- a CDS encoding Hsp20/alpha crystallin family protein, encoding MNDPSRTIRVIAFRTPFVTFETRSWHPPMNVYETDEGLVIIADLAGVNPTDLQVYVKPNLLVVQGQRQLTPPPGLRRIHRMEIGAGRFEVEVPIATSIDPERSEGHYRNGLLEIILPYASDPPQRVMVIQIEGGL